In one Macaca fascicularis isolate 582-1 chromosome 6, T2T-MFA8v1.1 genomic region, the following are encoded:
- the SLC9A3 gene encoding sodium/hydrogen exchanger 3 — MWGLGSRGPGRGLLLALALGGLARAGGVEVEPGDAHGESGGFQVVTFKWAHVQDPYVIALWILVASVAKIGFHLSHKVTSVVPESALLIVLGLVLGGIVWAADHIASFTLTPTVFFFYLLPPIVLDAGYFMPNRLFFGNLGTILLYAVVGTVWNAATTGLSLYGVFLSGLMGDLKIGLLDFLLFGSLIAAVDPVAVLAVFEEVHVNEVLFIIVFGESLLNDAVTVVLYNVFESFVALGGDNVTGVDCVKGIVSFFVVSLGGTLVGVVFAFLLSLVTRFTKHVRIIEPGFVFVISYLSYLTSEMLSLSAILAITFCGICCQKYVKANISEQSATTVRYTMKMLASGAETIIFMFLGISAVNPFIWTWNTAFVLLTLVFISVYRAIGVVLQTWLLNRYRMVQLEPIDQVVLSYGGLRGAVAFALVVLLDGEKVKEKNLFVSTTIIVVFFTVIFQGLTIKPLVQWLKVKRSEHREPRLNEKLHGRAFDHILSAIEDISGQIGHNYLRDKWSHFDRKFLSRVLMRRSAQKSRDRILNVFHELNLKDAISYVAEGERRGSLAFIRSPSTDNMVNVDFTPRSSTVEASVSYLLRENVSAVCLDMQSLEQRRRSIRDAEDMVTHHTLQQYLYKPRQEYKHLYSRHELTPTEDEKQDREIFHRTMRKRLESFKSTKLGLNQNKKAAKMYKRERAQKRRNSSIPNGKLPMENSVQNFTIKEKDLELSDTEEHPNYDEEMSGGIEFLASVTKDTASDSPAGIDNPVFSPDEALDRSLLARLPPWLSPGETVVPSQRARTQIPHSPSTFRRLTPFRLSSKSVDSFLQADGPEERPPAALPESTHM; from the exons GGTTCCACCTGTCCCACAAGGTCACCAGCGTGGTTCCCGAGAGCGCCCTGCTCATCGTGCTGGGCCTGGTGCTGGGCGGCATCGTCTGGGCGGCCGACCACATCGCGTCCTTCACACTGACGCCCACCGTCTTCTTCTTCTACCTGCTGCCTCCCATTGTGCTGGACGCCGGCTACTTCATGCCCAACCGACTCTTCTTTGGCAACCTGGGCACCATCCTGCTGTACGCTGTCGTGGGCACCGTGTGGAACGCGGCCACCACCGGCCTGTCGCTCTATGGCGTGTTCCTCAGCGGGCTCATGG GCGACCTGAAGATCGGGCTGCTGGACTTCCTCCTCTTTGGCAGCCTCATCGCTGCTGTGGACCCGGTGGCCGTCCTGGCTGTGTTTGAGGAGGTCCACGTCAACGAGGTCCTGTTCATCATCGTCTTCGGGGAGTCGCTGCTGAATGACGCAGTCACCGTG GTCCTGTACAATGTGTTTGAATCTTTCGTGGCGCTGGGAGGTGACAATGTGACTGGCGTGGACTGCGTGAAAGGCATAG TGTCCTTCTTCGTGGTGAGCCTGGGGGGCACGCTGGTGGGGGTGGTCTTCGCCTTCCTGCTGTCGCTGGTGACGCGCTTCACCAAGCACGTGCGCATCATCGAGCCCGGTTTCGTGTTCGTCATCTCCTACCTGTCCTACCTGACGTCTGAGATGCTGTCGCTGTCGGCCATCCTCGC CATCACCTTCTGTGGCATCTGCTGTCAGAAGTACGTGAAGGCCAACATCTCGGAGCAGTCGGCCACCACCGTGCGCTACACCATGAAGATGCTGGCCAGCGGTGCTGAGACCATCATCTTCATGTTCCTGGGTATCTCGGCCGTGAACCCGTTCATCTGGACCTGGAACACGGCCTTCGTGCTCCTGACGCTGGTCTTCATCTCCGTGTACCGGGCCATCG GTGTGGTCCTGCAGACCTGGCTCCTCAACCGCTACCGCATGGTGCAGCTGGAGCCTATTGACCAGGTGGTCCTGTCCTATGGGGGTCTGCGCGGGGCCGTGGCCTTTGCCCTGGTGGTGCTTCTGGATGGAGAGAAGGTCAAGGAGAAGAACCTGTTTGTCAGCACTACCATCATCGTAGTGTTCTTCACCGTCATCTTCCAG GGCCTGACCATCAAGCCCCTGGTGCAGTGGCTGAAGGTGAAGAGGAGTGAGCACCGGGAACCCCGGCTCAACGAGAAGCTGCACGGCCGC GCTTTCGACCACATCCTCTCGGCCATCGAGGACATATCGGGACAGATAGGGCACAATTATCTCAGAGACAA GTGGTCCCACTTCGACAGAAAGTTCCTCAGCAGGGTCCTCATGAGACGGTCGGCCCAGAAGTCTCGAGACCGGATCCTGAATGTCTTCCACGAGCTGAACCTGAAGGACGCCATCAGCTACGTGGCTGAG GGAGAGCGCCGTGGGTCCCTGGCCTTCATCCGCTCCCCCAGCACCGACAACATGGTCAACGTGGACTTCACGCCACGATCATCCACCGTGGAGGCCTCTGTCTCATACCTCCT GAGAGAGAATGTCAGCGCCGTCTGCCTGGACATGCAGTCTCTGGAGCAGCGGCGGCGGAGCATCCGGGACGCAGAGGACATGGTCACGCACCACACGCTGCAGCAGTACCTGTACAAGCCGCGGCAGGAG TACAAGCATCTGTACAGCCGGCACGAGCTCACGCCCACGGAGGACGAGAAGCAGGACCGGGAAATCTTCCACAGGACCATGCGGAAGCGCCTGGAGTCCTTCAAGTCGACCAAGCTGGGGCTCAACCAGAACAAGAAGGCAGCCAAGATGTACAAGCGGGAGCGTGCCCAGAAGCGG AGAAACAGCAGCATCCCCAATGGGAAGCTGCCCATGGAGAACTCTGTGCAGAATTTCACCATCAAAGAGAAAG ACTTGGAACTTTCAGACACCGAGGAGCACCCCAACTATGACGAGGAGATGAGCGGGGGAATCGAATTCCTGGCCAGTGTCACCAAGGACACAGCATCCGACTCCCCTGCag GAATTGACAACCCTGTGTTTTCTCCGGATGAGGCCCTGGACCGCAGCCTCCTGGCCAGGCTGCCGCCCTGGCTGTCTCCCGGGGAGACGGTGGTCCCCTCGCAGAGGGCCCGCACGCAGATTCCCCACTCTCCCAGCACCTTCCGCCGCCTGACGCCCTTCCGCCTCAGCAGCAAGTCGGTGGACTCCTTCCTGCAGGCAGACGGCCCCGAGGAGCGGCCCCCCGCCGCCCTCCCCGAGTCCACACACAT GTGA